Genomic DNA from Acidobacteriota bacterium:
GCCACAGGGGTTCTGGCGGGGAAGGGGGTTGTTTCGATTTTGAGATGAGCAGGATTTTCCTATTCTGTCGGGTGGGGTTCACTGTTTTAATCTTAGCGAATCTTGCTTTTGCCTTCGGATCGAGCCAGGATGACTGCCTCCTGTGTCATGGTAATCCCAGTCCGAGGGAAAGCGGTGAGGGGAGACTCTCTGTGGATCAGGGTCAGTACGAGGGATCCGTCCATGGGGAGACGGGAATGGCCTGCACCGATTGTCACAACGATCTGGAGGGAGTGGAGGATTATCCCCATCTTTCTCCTTTGAACAGAGTTGAGTGCGGAGCCTGCCATGACCGGGAAGCGAAGGATCTTTCCAAGAGCATTCATGCCGTTGTCTCTGAGACAGGGAAAGATACGGCTGACTGTGCGGATTGTCACGGAACTCACGATATTCTGAAGGTGAGCGATCCGCGTTCCCGGATGCATCCCCTTCATCAGCCGGAGACCTGCATACGCTGTCATGCCGATATCAGGATAGCGGAAAAATATCACATCAAGGGGGAGGAGTTCATCAAGCAGTTCAAGGAGAGCGTTCATGGCCGAGCTCTCACCATGGCAGGGCTCACCATCACCGCCGTCTGCAGCGCTTGTCACGGAAGTCATCTGATCTTGTCGCACAGAGACCCCCAATCCACGGTTCATCGGATGATGGTTCCAAAGACGTGCGGGAAATGCCATGCCGGGATTTATATCGACTACGTCGAGGGGGTTCACGGCGAGGATTACCTGCAAGGAAACGAAGATGTGCCGGTCTGCACAGACTGTCACATGGAACACAATATCAAGGCTTCCATCCACCCGGAGTCTTCCGTCTACACCACCCACATTGCTCAACTCTGCTCCCAGTGCCATGATGATGAAAGGATTTCTATGGAGTATGGGCTCTCCAGCTCCCGGCTGAAGACATTTTTGGGAAGCTACCATGGCGTAGCTTTGAAGTACGGAGATGTCACCGTGGCCAATTGCGCAAGCTGTCATGGATACCATAACATTCGGCCCTCCACCGATCCCAAATCCTCAATCCACCCCTCCAATATCCCAGAAACCTGCGGGAGTTGCCACCCCAGGGCC
This window encodes:
- a CDS encoding cytochrome c3 family protein; this translates as MSRIFLFCRVGFTVLILANLAFAFGSSQDDCLLCHGNPSPRESGEGRLSVDQGQYEGSVHGETGMACTDCHNDLEGVEDYPHLSPLNRVECGACHDREAKDLSKSIHAVVSETGKDTADCADCHGTHDILKVSDPRSRMHPLHQPETCIRCHADIRIAEKYHIKGEEFIKQFKESVHGRALTMAGLTITAVCSACHGSHLILSHRDPQSTVHRMMVPKTCGKCHAGIYIDYVEGVHGEDYLQGNEDVPVCTDCHMEHNIKASIHPESSVYTTHIAQLCSQCHDDERISMEYGLSSSRLKTFLGSYHGVALKYGDVTVANCASCHGYHNIRPSTDPKSSIHPSNIPETCGSCHPRAGINFARGNVHDWAGKESNIIAYYVRKFYIAFIVLLIGTFFIFILSDLFARFRKRFLEVKS